Sequence from the Cryptococcus neoformans var. neoformans JEC21 chromosome 1, complete sequence genome:
AAGGAGGGTTCGCGCGGAGATGGAATGGGATGAGACGAGATTTGACGGTGATCGACCTGTGATAATTTAGCGCGAAGGTTGTTTTTGGATATGGTACAGGTTGACATACGGAGGCATATCTTCATTATAAATGCGGACTGGGAAGAAATGATTGCCTCTGGGGACGGTACGGCCTTGGAAAAAGATTTTCTTGTCGATAATCTATAGGACCGTCAGCATACAAGCCACTCTCTAGGCTTTCTTTTGGCACACCTTTGCAGGCCAGAGGCCGTCTTCAAAAGTGTCCACCAGGACAACGTCGCCAGCTTTCGGAGTCCATTTTCGCCACTCATGTTCTTCCTCGGGTGTTAAACTGTGGGTTACCACTGCACCTGGATATGAAGCGGGCAACGGTCTCCCATTGCTGTCTGCCCTCTCTCCCACTAACGGGGTAAGATTAACGGTCGCCGCTATGTAGGCTAAAGTCCACTTGCCTTGATTGCCATCCACACCATTCTGTTCCATTCCGTCGCGGTCAGCTTCCGCCGTGCCCTCTTTCACTTCCATTTTTTTCGCGCCACATGTCAGCTCGTCCATGCTCTTGATGACCCAGTATCTGCTGACAGCCTCCTCCCACCTGGCCTTGACGACACCGTCATTGAGTTTTACGCCAGCACATGCCTCGAACTTTGCGGCGACAGAGTTGAGGCGTGTGAAGGTGTCGCATACGAGGAGATCGAGGGCCGCGtcgagggaggagagggggggcgggggatTCGGGAGGTGGTCCGAGGGATTCGATTTGCGTTTTGGCATTGGCGGGGGTGGCGGGGAAGGGCAGCATTCTTGGTCAGCGAGTATCAAGTAAAGCCCCCGTCGGATCCTTGCGGGGCCCCACCCACTCCCACCTTTTGAACGTCTTTTTTGTTCCTCCTTTCGTTCTTCGTCCCCCTGCGTGATCCGTCCACTTCCAGCCTCTAATTATCCACTAGTCCCCACTAGCTCCTTACTAGCCCGCCCGCCACTCCGCCGCCCTTGCCCAtggcgaagaaaaagcTCTCCCTCAAGCGTAAGCCACACCCCGGCGTCCCCCGCTGACCGCCAGCCCAGAACAGGGGCTTTGCAACCACTTCCCTCCCCAAAAAGGCGGCCCCGCCACCTGCTCCACCACCCGCGGACTCCCCGCCCGCCCCGCCACCCCAGGCCCCCccgtcctcctcgccaCCTCCCGCCGACTGGGAGCACGAGGAAGGTGCGGAGGAAGCCGCCCTCCAGAGTCTCGTCGACAGGCTGCAGGACAaggctgaaaaggaagtCGCCCGCATAGTAAAGGTACGATCATGCCCTCCACCAAAAATGCAGATCTTACAGCCATGATGTTCAGGCCATTGAATACGACTCTCGTCTGGCAGCCTCGTTCCCCAAGCTTGATATCAACCAGGCCATCCGAGATACCGCCCTTGAGTTGGCattggaggaagagaaagcagCCTGCCAAGGTGAATGGCATCCAAGACACGCAGAAAGAATCTCACTGAACGACCTTTCGCAGATACCGATCATCCTCCCGTCGTGACCTTTCCATCGACCACCGTTTCAGACTCAGATAAAGGACTGTTGCGGTACTTTGTCGCTTATCACGTTCTTCAAAATCTCGGCTTCCGACAAGAGAGGATTGAGCAATGCCTCCTACAAGGTAtaaaagagggagagggctgggaagaagctcttGAATGGGTGTGTCTGGTCGGCAAAAGGCTTTCATTACTGACAAATGTTACAGATGTGGTTGCATCTCAGCGAGGATGAGTGCCTCCAACGAGGAGAGTATGAAAGGACAACCGGTACGCTTTGCTAGGTGAAGGAATGGACTGACCTTGATTTTCAATTTTTTAGAGCCCAGTATAACTGAGAATCAGGAATCACTCGTTCCCGCCATTGAACCGGACGTTGAACCTATCGCTCAGCCCGCGCAGTCTTCAAGACCCACACGAACCGCACTGCAGGCCACTGACGCCAGCACCGAAGCTCGCACCACGGCCCACAAATCACTATTTCAAAGTCAAGATACATCGGATACCGAGTCTGACTCTGGAACTGAAGACGAATACCACATCAACGAGCAATGGGCAAAATTGCAGTTGGAACTTGATACCCTTCGTATGGCGtctggagaagggaaaaaaggtaaaaagggaaagggtAACCAAGTCATACTGGAAACGCCGGAGATAAGAAGGCTCAAGGACAAGATTGGCAAAGTGGAAAAGGAGTACATGTTTACTCGCAAGAATGCCGGTGCGTTCCTTACAAACCTTTATGTGCATCCATTCTAACTTACATGTAGATGCTATACTCAAAGTTTTGAGAAATCAAAGAGATGTCGCAGCCATTGCCGCCAAGTTCAAGGGCGCTTCCATTCAGGACGCTGATCAGACCGAAACCGATTCTCCTTCGGGAAATACTCAAGGTGATTCGATTGTAGAGGAAAAGACTAACCTTATGGATGGGTCGTCTGACGAGGAGGGAGATCTTTTTGGTGGTATGCTGGACGAGCCCACTACTCTCCCCGGTACACCGGCTGAAACATCGACTTCAACACACATTACAGTCCGATCCATGCCCATCCCAAAGCAAATGTCATTTGCTGGTACCATTCCGAAAAACGTTCTCAAAGCAGCCCTCGCCAAACAGACAAAGCAGGTTGTCATATCGTATGTCAACTTATCTGGTGCCAGTCGCGCCGCAAGGGCTGGCCTGGAAATTGGTTGgcaaggaggtggaaggaaggtctggaagatggatgatatTGCTTGTGATGATATGGTTGAGGCGGAGAACTATGTGTCGACACTCGCACTCTCGGATTTAGAGGCAGAAAAAACCGTTGCAGGAGTTAACTGGAGGACAATGCCGCCCTCATACAGAGAATTATGGGAAGAGctgaaggtgaagaggcaagaaagagaggacgAAAGTAGAAGGGGcatttggaagatgattaAGGGCATATGGGATAAGAAGGCCGTTGAAGCGACTGCAGAGAAGAACGACACGTCAAAACCTAGCACTAGCAATACTCCGATTGACCCACCTGCGAGGCCGgcgaaagagaaggaagacgtCATTATTCAAAAGCTTCAAGATGATTTTGCCAAACGAAAAGAGTCATCAGCGTACCAGACAATGCTTACTCAGCGCAACACACTTCCGATCGCTTCATTCCGTGATCAAATCATTTCCACTTTGGACACCAATCAGATCTTGGTGTTTAGCGGTGAGACTGGTTGCGGTAAATCTACTCAACTACcgtccttcatcctcgaaGACCAACTGGCCAGGGGAAAGCCTTGTAAAATAGTCGTGACCGAGCCTCGACGTATCAGTGCTATTTCCTTGGCTCAACGAGTATCCCAGGAACTGGGCGATGCCCCAGGTGCGGTTGGcacctcatcctcgcttGTTGGCTACAGCATTCGTCTGGAATCGAAAACTTCGGCCAATACTCGTCTGTCATTCGTGACGAATGGTATTGCACTTCGTATGCTTGAGTCTGGTTCCAGCGGTAGTTCCAGAGGCACCGCATTTGACGAAGTCACACATATCATCGTGGACGAAGTCCATGAACGTTCAATCGAGTCAGACTTTTTGCTCATCGTTTTGAAGAATCTTTGTGAAGCAAGGAAAGATCTCAAGGTTGTTTTAATGTCAGCCACCGTAGATGCTGAGAAAATTTCGGCCTTTTTCGGAGGTTGCCCTTTCATGTCCGTACCTGGAAGAACGTTCCCTGTCACTGTGCAATATCTTGAAGACGCTGTTGAGCTCGCTGGGTGGCACATCGACGGATCTTCTCCATATGCCATTCGAGGCAAGAAATTCAAGCCAGCGAGTCAAATGGTGGAGTGGAACGAAGAAGGGGCTAAATCTGATTCGGATCCagacgatgaagacgaggaaacAGCGTTTAACCCTGCAAAGCTGTCGTCAAACAAGTACTCTGCTCAGACAGTCGACACTATCAATATTCTGGATTCTCGATTAATTCCATATGATCTCATCGTCTTGCTGCTCGAGAAGATTTGCTTTGAAGCTGCCGATTATGTGCCCTTTTCTCAGGCAACTTTGGTATTCATGCCGGGCCTGGCTGAAATTAGAAAGCTGAACGACATGCTGCTCGCCCATCCAAAATTCGGCAGTACGGACTTTGTGGTGTGGCCTTTACATTCCAGTATTTCTTCCGAGGGGCAGAGTGCGGTATTCAAGAGGCCTCCGGAAGGAGTGAGGAAGATTGTAATCTGTGAGTCATAGTTGTGAATTGTTGAATTTCACTAACTTTTCTGATCTAGCTACCAACATTGCAGGTGAGGACAACAAAAAGTCTCCAATGACAAGCGCATTCTAACCTGATTCTTTTCCCAGAAACTGGTGTTACCATCCCAGATATCACATGCGTTATCGACACAGGAAAGCAGCGTGAAATGCGGTGAGTTTTATCCACAACCGTTTCTTCCCAGAAATTCATTATGATGTTCTTTAGCTATGACGAGAAGCGACAGCTTTCGCGATTTGTCGAATCGTATGTTGCAAGAAGCAACGCTAAACAACGTCGCGGACGAGCCGGTCGTGTTCAGGAAGGCCTTGCGTTCCATTTGTTCACCAAGGCCAGACATGATACGCAGGCAGGTTTATTTGAAATTACTATCAGGAAAATTCGGCTTATTCATTGTAGCTTCCTGATCATCCTATTCCCGAGATGCTTAGGCTCTCTCTCCAAGACCTTGCTCTTCGTATCAAAATTCTCAAAGTACCTCTCGGCAAGACTGTTGAATCTGTCTTGTTGCAGGCGCTTGATCCGCCTTCGTCGATCAACATTCAACGTGCTATCGCTTCTCTAGTTGAGGTCAAAGCGCTCACGCCAAATGAGGAGATCACACCCTTAGGACGGCTACTTTCCAAACTCCCCATGGACGTCCATCTCGGAAAGTTTCTACTTGTGGCCGCTATGCTTGGATGCCTAGACCCGGCTTTGACAATTGCAGCAACGTTAAACTCCAAAAGCCCATTTGTGACTCCGTTTGGCTTTGAGTCGCAGGCCAGAGCTGCTAAGCGGAGTTTTGCCATTGGTAGGTCTGGATGTGTTAAGCATGTAAATTTTCGTAGCTCAGTCGAGACTTTTCTTTTTAGGAAATAACGACTTTTTCACTATTGCAAACGTCTTTgcaagctggagaagagctTCTGACAATCCCCACTTTGTGAGAACTTTTTGTAAGAAAAACTTTGTATCTCATCAGGTCTGTCATATATCTCTCAATCTATGACTTTTATGTTGAAATACTGATTTTGCGGATATAGAACCTGCAACAAATTGAGGAACTCAGACAGCAACTTCTTGCGTAAGTTTACTCGGCTAGTATTGATATGAAGTCCCGACACTCATGGGTGCATATAGATACCTCATTGATACATCTTTTGTCGATGCTACGCCTGCTCAGAGGCAGGCGATCAGCCAGTGAGTGCCAAGTGATGACTTCCAGTGCGAGCATAAGATTAATCGAAGTCGGATTTCAGGGGCCGCTTCTCTCGTGGCGTGCGAACCAAATTTGTTCCTGTGCCTCCGGAATTGAACATCAATGGAGAGGATCTGAAAGTAGTTGGAGCGGCCCTGGTTTCCGGTCTGTACCCCAAACTGCTAGCTCTCGATGCTTCTGGCGGCATGAAAACCATAACAAACCAGCAACCAGTCGCAATTGTACGTTGTTTGTGCACTTCACGTGGACTGCAAAAATCTGACAGCAATCACAGCACCCAAGTTCCGTCAACTTTAAAGTTCACAAGGGCGAGTTTGGTTCAAATTATCTGGCATACTTTACCATCATGCATTCCAAGAGATTGTATGCCTGGGAAACGGGACCAGTGGACGACGCGGCGCTGGCGTTGCTATGTGGTGATATTGCAGACTTCAAGGTATGTCATGGTCCGTTGTTGTTGTAATAGAGGACTGACTTTTAGCCACGGACAGGTATCAGCGTCCTCATTCATTCTTGACAGGAAGATCAAATACAGCTTGTCGCCCAAGACGTCCATCGCTATCAAACTGATTCGAGAGCAATTTTATCAGGTAATGTCATTGCGCTTTAGAGGAAAGAAACTGTCAGACAACCAACAAAGATGGTTTGAGCTTGGTCTCAAGTGTCTCGCAGCTGGACTGCAAGACGAGGAGGCGGCGAAAATTTGTGTGGTATAGAATATGTAGCACGTTTTTCACAGTTCCGCAATACAACGATGCATTGTAGCATGACATTGGGATGAGTTTCATTCCAACTAATATTCACGTGTACAATGGAAGTTCTACAGCTACAGAGATCATTACAATAGTTCGTTTTAACAGTATTCTGATCTATCCTACGATGTACGGCTAAATCGACAAAAAGTTCTGAAAGACTATGAtttctccttgcctttgccAGTTCCATTCGGTTGTACGTCGTACTTGTTGGGCTTATGGGCATGGTCCGAATGGTCACACTTATGAGAATGGTGATGTCGACGTGGCTTCCGCAATGGTCTGTCTCAGACAATGGTGCATCAGCAAATCGCTTTGAGACACGGAGCAAATGCGCTAACCTGGCACGACCATCGCCAGCTCCGCCGTCCGATTCTGagctctcctcctcttccacatTTGGGTCGTCCTTCAGTCTATGACGATGACTGTTACTACCTCTGGAAGGACGGCGATCCGTTTCTGAAGATGATCCATCCGATGACGATTCATCTGAAGATGATTCGTCAAATGCCCGTGGCTTGTGATAAATGCAGCATACTGTTCATGGTTAGTGAATGGCGGGTCTGTTGGCCAAGGCCCCGGTCACGAGTCGTTCGATGGATCTCGAGCAAGGGCAGGCAGCGGATAGGACTCACTCTTggactttttctttccgaGACCCTCATTATCAACTGTCTCTTCTGTCCACACGACGCGGCGCTCTGTTGAAGCGCCTGCTCTGAGATGGAGGACGGTTTGGGGCGGAGTGTCTGTGGGAGTAGTATGTGTCTgggtgagggtgagggtgGATGTGCGGGAGGGCGGGGAGCGTTGTGCTGTGGACATTGTGTGCGAGTTGTTTGAGTGTGGAAAGCGACGAGTATACGTACATTACGTAGTGTTTATATTTGGAGACGCATCCGGTCCACCGTGGGAATCGCCGCTTCTGTATCTTTTCTCCAGCCGCTTCTCCACTCACTTCTTCGTCACTTTATCCAAATATGTCACATCAGCGCACAGCCCATTTCCAGGTGCCACCTCTCCAGATATCGTGGGTCCATACAAGCCCCATGCCAGCGCAAGCTCACATTCCAGCCGTACAGCTCCGTCCTCCACGGCGGTATCCATCATCCTACTCTCAGAACATGGCAGGCCAACGGGCGGAACCTCACAAAGTCTATGCTTATCTAccccatcttcatctccgaCGACCCTGACGCTGAACAAGAAGTTGCAACTTTACCAGGGCAGAAGCGATGGGGTATCAACAAGCTCGAAGCGTTCTTGAAGCCCTTGGTGGAAAAAGGCTTGAAGAGTGTGATTCTTTTCGGTGTGCCTGTTACTATGGAAAAGGCAAGTTGCATTTTGGATTTCGGTGTGACGGTGCAAAAGGGTTGTGTCTGATATGCCTTGTACACTAGGATCCTCGTGGCAGCGCTGCCGATGACGAATCGACCCCTGTCATTCAAGCGCTGAAACTCCTTACCAACGTCTTCCCCCAACTCATGCTTTGTGTCGATGTTTGCCTTTGTGAATATACGTCTCACGGTCACTGTGGCATTCTCTCGTCTCTCCCCAATCCAGCCCACTCCAACGCCCCCACTCTTGACGCGGAGGCTTCAGCTCAGCGTATCGCTGAAGTTGCTGTCGCCTATGCCAAAGCTGGTGCGCACTGTGTGGCACCAAGTGACATGATGGATGGGAGAATACGAGCAATCAAATATGGACTGATGCAAGTCGGATTGGCCAACAGGTGCGCTTTGATGAGCTATTCGGCCAAGTTTGCCAGCGGGTTATACGGACCTTTCCGGTTAGTCACTCCGTCCTATCCCCGAATTTCTTTTTGACTTTTAGTTTGGTCTGTCTAGAGATGCCGCCGGAAGCGCCCCTTCGTTTGGCAACAGAAAATGCTATCAACTCCCTCCGAATGCTCGTAGCCTCGCTAGAAGAGCTATCGTGAGTTCTTCAAATAAGAGTTTACGATATCAGTGCTAAGCTACCATAGCAACGAGATGCTAGCGAGGGCGCTGATATCCTCATGGTCAAGCCTGCTCTCCCTTACCTCGACATCATATCAGACTGTGCACAATATGCCCCTGATCATCCCACTGCCTGCTATCAAGTCTCGGGTGAATATGCCATGGTCGTCGCTGGTGCAGAGAAGGGCATCTATGATTTGAGGGAAATGGCGTTCGAAACTACCGAAAGCATGGTTCGCGCAGGTAAGTGCATTTTTGCAAGACTTCGCGCCACTTCTCCTGCTAATTGAGACGTATACAGGAGCCAGCATAATCCTGACATACTTCACTCCTCAGTTCCTTGACTGGCTTGATGAATGACCTGCTGGATTTTTTTCCGACGTCGTATAATAGGGCTGCATAGTCATTAAAGATGCAAAAATCCTAGGTGAATGTCAGGGAGGGAAAATGGTACATTTTTGTTCAGGCATGGTACAATGAGAGCTCCGAAATACAAAGATGCCGCATACTATTGATTTCTATGATCAAGCCATTCGCTTTACAACAAAGATTTTACTCCTCGTATAGTTTCTAAAACCACATCCGTGTTTTCTGAGCcgtctccttcatctcctccttccatGGATAATCCCCCGGGCATCAGGCGACGGAAAGTGTTTTGCATCATCGACTGCAATTCTCCAAGCTCCCTTAGAGACTGTATCAAGCCATCAAGCTTTGCAGCTCTTGAATGGCCGAATAAGGGTTGAATTACTTCGCCTTCAATCTCAGCAGAGACACCGATAATTTTGGACAATAAAAGCGCAAGATTGCCTTTTAAGATTGACGCCAAGGGCTACATTATAGAAAATCGGTTAGTGTCACTCATTACAATAACTGTGAACTTGTAACGCACATCATCGTTGCTATTGGAATACTGGTTATACAAATGTGCGAAGTGCAGCCCTAATGGAAGAGCTGAGGTACAGCGGCAGCGGCGCAGACAAGCATGTACCCCAGCACAGTCACTTTGGATATCTACATTTCCAGGTTAAATGAGCTGATAGCCGAAGCGCAGTTTAAAATCGTTCTGCTCACTTGTATGGGCAATTTTAAACGCGAAGCTCTTATCTGCCAAAACAGATGTAGTGAACAGGGCCAGCGCATAGCATAgcagttcttcttctgagaTCTCTGGCTCATTAATGCTGGGTCTGGTCACttttgctccttcttccttttccaacaCAGTCCTCTGACCTGTCAAATACTTTTCATGGGCGTCTTTCGCATTTCTGACAAGGTCGACTCGTTTTAAGATGACTCGCGCCAAACAGATCGGTCCAGCCTCACATTCCATGACTGCGATAGCCCATTGCCCTGATGCAGTTCCAAGTTGAGCCAGGATTTGCACAGCATGTAAAGAACACCATGACGCTAAAAGCCAAATATCAGCTTCGGTTCAT
This genomic interval carries:
- a CDS encoding porphobilinogen synthase, putative, translated to MSHQRTAHFQVPPLQISSVLHGGIHHPTLRTWQANGRNLTKSMLIYPIFISDDPDAEQEVATLPGQKRWGINKLEAFLKPLVEKGLKSVILFGVPVTMEKDPRGSAADDESTPVIQALKLLTNVFPQLMLCVDVCLCEYTSHGHCGILSSLPNPAHSNAPTLDAEASAQRIAEVAVAYAKAGAHCVAPSDMMDGRIRAIKYGLMQVGLANRCALMSYSAKFASGLYGPFRDAAGSAPSFGNRKCYQLPPNARSLARRAIQRDASEGADILMVKPALPYLDIISDCAQYAPDHPTACYQVSGEYAMVVAGAEKGIYDLREMAFETTESMVRAGASIILTYFTPQFLDWLDE